GTCGGACCGTCGCCCAGGTCAGGCCCGGATCGATCGTCCTCATGCGCGACTTCCGCGGCGCGACCGTGGACGCGGCCCCCGAGATCCTGCGTGGGCTCGTCGCCAAGGGTTATACCTTTGTCACCGTCCCGGAACTGTACGGCCCGCGCGCGATGGAACCGGGCCGGACTTACGACTCCGGAACCGTGTCGGCCGCACTGGAAAAGCAGTCCGTGTCATAACCTGGGGCTATGGGGCCATAGCCGGAGGCGATGAGAGCGTCTTCGCGGCGGGACATATAGTTGGGCATCGTGATCCCAACTGTCCTCTTCGGCCGCCTGCACGTTGACCTGTGTCGGCTCGCGGCCGGGCTGTGTCGGGCCTACCGTCCGTGATCGTGACTTCTCCGTAGGCCGTGCGACGGCCGCGACGCGCGACTCCGCGCCCAGGCTTCGACTCAGATTCGACTCAGCGGCCACCAAGGATATGGGACAAAGGTCACTTTCCTACGCCGAGTGGAACGCGAAAAGACTACGCGTGACCCCGAGGATCTAGCATGGAAAAAAGAATGTGCCACGAGCAACGGCGCCCTGTCGCGTCGAGGAGGACTGAGCTGTGACCAAGCAGGTTCAGCAACTCGACCGCGTGATCATCCGGTTCGCCGGAGACTCCGGCGACGGCATGCAGCTGACCGGTGACCGCTTCACCGCCGGAACCGCGGAGTTCGGCAACGACCTGTCGACACTTCCCAACTTCCCGGCCGAGATCCGCGCCCCCGCGGGCACCCTGCCGGGTGTGTCGAGCTTCCAGCTCCACTTCGCCGACCACGACATCCTCACACCGGGCGACGCTCCCAACGTCCTGGTCGCGATGAACCCGGCCGCCCTGAAGGCCAACCTCTCCGACCTGCCGCGCGGCGCCGACCTTATCGTCAACACCGACGAGTTCACCAAGCGCAACCTGCAGAAGGTGGGCTACGCCGCCAACCCCATCGAGGACGACTCGCTCGCCGAGTGGCGGGTCCACCCGGTGCCGCTGACCTCGCTGACGGTCAAGGCCCTCGAAGGCTTCGCGCTGTCCAAGAAGGACGCCGAGCGGTCGAAGAACATGTTCGCCCTCGGGCTGCTGAGCTGGCTCTACCACCGGCCCACCGAGGCGACGATCCGGTTCCTCGAGACCAAGTTCGCCAAGAAGCCCGACATCGCCAAGGCCAACATCGCCGCCTTCCAGGCGGGCTGGAACTACGGCGAGACCACCGAGTCCTTCTCGGTCTCGTACGAGGTCAAGCCGGCCAAGCTGGCCCCCGGGGTGTACCGCAACATCTCCGGCAACCAGGCGCTCGCCTACGGCCTGATCGCCGCCTCGGTGCAGTCGAGGTTGCCGCTGTTCCTCGGGTCGTACCCGATCACCCCGGCCAGCGACATCCTGCACGAGCT
This region of Streptosporangium sp. NBC_01495 genomic DNA includes:
- a CDS encoding putative leader peptide, with translation MIPTVLFGRLHVDLCRLAAGLCRAYRP